The Acidithiobacillus thiooxidans ATCC 19377 DNA window TACAAAGCAACCAGTGTACCCAGACTATACGGACTCAGGGCATCCACGAGAAGCACACTACTCGGACGGTTTCCGGCAAACGTGCGGAAGGGAACTTGCGCTTCGGAAATACCCTCAGCACGCAATTCCTCCGCCGTTTTGCCAAAAGCCAAAGCCTCTGCCTGGGCAATCAGATTCGCCATCAACAATTCATGCGGTTCTGCTGAAGCACTGAGGGGATGACAAAAACCAATGAAATCGCAGGGAATCAATCGCGTACCCTGATGAATCAGCTGATAAAAAGAATGTTGTCCATCGGTTCCCGGCTCGCCCCAGATAATGGGACCACTATCTACGGACAGCAGTTGCCCGGCTTCATCGACACTTTTACCATTACTTTCCATTTGTAGCTGCTGTAAATAGGCCGGAAAACGCGCCAGATCATAAGCATAGGGTAAAATAGCCTGGGTTTGCGCTCCCCAGAAATTGTTGTACCAGATGGACATAAGGCCCAGTAACACCGGCAGATTCTGTTCCAGCGGCGCATTCCGGAAATGCGTATCCATGGCATGAAAACCGGCGAGCATTTCCTGAAAATGCTGCACCCCCACGCCGAGCATGGTGGACAAGCCAATAGCCGAATCCATGGAATAGCGGCCCCCCACCCAGTCCCAGAAGCCGAACATATGTTCAGTATCCATACCAAAGGCCTTGACGGCTTCCGCATTGGTGGAAACCGCCACAAAATGCCGGGAAACTGCGTCTTCGCCCAAAGCAGAGGTAATCCAGTGCCGGGCGGCATGGGCATTGGTCATGGTTTCCAGCGTGGTAAACGTCTTGGATGAAATAATGAACAGAGTTTCTGCAGGATCCAGATGCGCCGTCACATCGCTGAGCGTCGCGCCATCCACGTTAGCCACAAAATGCAGATGAACATCGGGATGCCGGTAGGCACGCAGGGCTTTCCAGGCCATTTCCGGGCCCAGGTAAGAACCGCCAATGCCAATATTCACAATCTGCCGAATCGGCTGGCCAGTGGCCCCCCGCCAGGACTGTTCATGAATGGCCCGGGTAAAACGGGCCATATGCTCCAGCACCTGATGCACTTCAGGGACAACGTCCACCCCCCCGGTGCGCATGATCGTACCCCTGGGTGCCCGCAAAGCAGCATGAAATGCGGCCCTACCCTCGGTATGGTTGATTTTTTCCCCGGCAAACATGGCGTCTCGGCGCGCTTCCAGATCACGACTGCGGGCAAGATCAAAAAGCAGATTCAAGGTTTCCCGACGCAGCAAATGTTTGGAGTAATCCAGATAAATCCCGCAGGCTTCTGCCGAAAAATGCCCGGCGCGATGAGGGTCTTCCCGAAAAAGTTGACGCAGGGTGACATCTTCCCAGCTCTTGCGGTGTGCCTGTAAATGTTGCCATGCGGGTGAAGCGGTCAGAGGGGCTGCAGACATGAGGCGACTCCTTGGTCAAAGCAAACAGGATAAACCGATCGAATATATCCGCTTAAAGATTAGGTCATGCCAGTAATTTCCCGCAATAATAATTTAAGCAGGTATTTTTATACCGGGTTATTTTATAGCACTCGGTTCATTTAAACCACCCAGTTATGGTTGTTATGCACACAATGGTCATCCGCTATATTACAAGACGCTGATAAAGCTGGTGTTCATAGATACCTGAAGCATGGCACGTCATTTGCTCATGATGAACCAGTAGTCAGCAATAGCATAAAAAGCTAAGGGAGTATCATCATGATTATCGAAAATTCATTACCGGTGCTTTTGAGCCGTCTGGATTTTGCCTGGATCACCTCCATGCACATTCTCTGGACGCCGATGACCATCGGCATGTCCTGGCTGCTCTTTTTCATGGAGCTTGCCTGGCTGAAAAGCGGTGACGAGCGTTGGTACAAGCTTAATCGTTTTTTTGAAAAAATCTTCATCATCAATTTTGGCGCAGGGGTCGCTACCGGCGTCACCATGGAAATGGCCTTTGGTATTCTTTATGGCCCGTTCTCTCAGGCCGTCGGACCCTTCTTCGGCAATATCCTTGGCTTCGAAACCATCACTGCCTTCATGTATGAAGCTGGCTTCATCGGCCTGATGGTGTTTGGCTGGGGTAAAATCAGCAAGGGCATGCATTTGTTTGCCACTTTCAACGTCGGCATTTCTTCCAGCTTGTCTGCTATGTGGATTCTGGTAGCCAACTCATGGATGCAGACACCGGATGGCGTTGTACTGAAAGATGGATTGTTCCAGGTGACCAACTGGTGGCACGCCATTATCAATGACAACTTCGTCTGGGGTTTTCCTCACATGTGGGTGGCCACTGTAGAGTTGGCGTTGTTTGTATTCGCATCGGTGAGTGCATGGTTCGTCCTCAAGAATCGTAATGCGGACCTCTTCATTAAACTTTTGAAACCTACTTTATTGGCTCTGTTGATTGTGGCTCCTCTGCAGATTTACATCGGGGACAGTGCCGGTAAAGACGTAGCGGATACCCAACCTACTTCCCTGGCGGCTATGGAGGGACATTTTCACACTTACCTGCCCGATGGCAAGCCAAATACCTCATGGAATCTTATTGCAATTCCTGATGTAGAAGCGGGTAAAAATCTGTTCTCCATTCAGATTCCACACGTTCTCAGCTTGCTGGAAACTCATACTTGGAATGGTGTTGTTAAGGGTATGGACCAATATCCGGTAAATGAGCGCCCTGATGTTTGGGTACCCTTCTATGCCTTCCGGGTGATGGTAGCCATTGGTTTCGCTTTGTTCTTCGTCGCTATTTGGGGTAACTGGTTGCGCATGCGGGGCAAAATGAATGCCTCTGAATTACGCAAACATCCGTGGTTCTTGCGTGCAGTGGTTTTCTCTGGATTCCTGCCTTTCCTCGCTATTTGGGGTGGTTGGTGGGTTCGGGAAATCGGTCGCCAGCCCTGGGTGGTATTCGGCATGATGCGGACTTACGAAGGGGTCAGCAACATGGGTGTTACTCAGGAAATCGTCTGGTTTGTCGGTTATATCATTTTTGAGCTGGTGGTCTGGTCCGGCGCTTGGTACTTCTTCACACGCGTCATCCAGAAGGGTGTCAATGACATTCCACACTCAGATACCTTGTTTCAGCATCACAGTGAAGATCATGATGCTGCGCAAGCGGGGGGCGGGCATGTTGCACCGACTTTCGCCCACAAGCCCATGATGCACTCGGATCGTTAACAGACCCGGATCAGAGGGAGGAATCTATTCCTCCCTCCTCAATTAATTAAGTCACCGGAGTAATGAGTATGGAACTTAGTTCAGATATTGTTCGTATCGTATCTGCCCTCTCCACCTGGTGGTGGATGATACTTGGGCTGATGTTTTTGCTGTATATCGCTTTGGACGGGGCTGATCTCGGCGCCGGTATTTTTGCCTTGTTCTCCAAGGACGAAGAAGAGCGTGGCGCCATCATGGCATCCATGGCGGGCTTCTGGGATGGCAACGAGACCTGGCTGGTAGTCGCTGGCGGTGTCTTGTTTGGTGCTTTCCCTCTGGTTTACGGGTCCGCCTTCAACTTCTTGATGATTCCCCTGATGTTGGCACTGTGGGGTATCATCTCCCGCGCTGTGGCTTTTGAATTTCACATTCATGCCCGCAGTAGCAAACGTTTGTGGGGCTGGGCTTTCGCCATCGGCAGCCTGGTCGCGCCATTTTTCGCTGGTGTCTCGCTAGGTGCCGTATTACAGGGTTTCCCCATGAAATCCGGCATTGCCATGAGTGGCATCGCTGATCGGGGTTTCACAACCCCCGTGATGCACTATGCGGGAGGGGCCATGGACTTCCTGACCCCATTCTCCATCTGGACGGGTTTTGGTGCGGTAATTGCCGCCGGTCTGGCGGGAGGATTGTTTCTCTGTGCCCGCTTTTTACCGGGCGACGTGATTCATGAACGCGCCAAGTCCTGGACCAACCTGTTCTCCTATCTGGCGTTAATAGCGATTGTTATCACCCTGGTTTGGTCTTATGCCATTTTCCCTTGGGCCGCTGCCAAGTGGACCGGTCCC harbors:
- the pgi gene encoding glucose-6-phosphate isomerase, with amino-acid sequence MSAAPLTASPAWQHLQAHRKSWEDVTLRQLFREDPHRAGHFSAEACGIYLDYSKHLLRRETLNLLFDLARSRDLEARRDAMFAGEKINHTEGRAAFHAALRAPRGTIMRTGGVDVVPEVHQVLEHMARFTRAIHEQSWRGATGQPIRQIVNIGIGGSYLGPEMAWKALRAYRHPDVHLHFVANVDGATLSDVTAHLDPAETLFIISSKTFTTLETMTNAHAARHWITSALGEDAVSRHFVAVSTNAEAVKAFGMDTEHMFGFWDWVGGRYSMDSAIGLSTMLGVGVQHFQEMLAGFHAMDTHFRNAPLEQNLPVLLGLMSIWYNNFWGAQTQAILPYAYDLARFPAYLQQLQMESNGKSVDEAGQLLSVDSGPIIWGEPGTDGQHSFYQLIHQGTRLIPCDFIGFCHPLSASAEPHELLMANLIAQAEALAFGKTAEELRAEGISEAQVPFRTFAGNRPSSVLLVDALSPYSLGTLVALYEHSVFTQGIIWGIDSFDQWGVELGKVLAQRIVSDMQGKTQHPHDGSTSTLLERYLRRRGH
- a CDS encoding cytochrome ubiquinol oxidase subunit I — protein: MIIENSLPVLLSRLDFAWITSMHILWTPMTIGMSWLLFFMELAWLKSGDERWYKLNRFFEKIFIINFGAGVATGVTMEMAFGILYGPFSQAVGPFFGNILGFETITAFMYEAGFIGLMVFGWGKISKGMHLFATFNVGISSSLSAMWILVANSWMQTPDGVVLKDGLFQVTNWWHAIINDNFVWGFPHMWVATVELALFVFASVSAWFVLKNRNADLFIKLLKPTLLALLIVAPLQIYIGDSAGKDVADTQPTSLAAMEGHFHTYLPDGKPNTSWNLIAIPDVEAGKNLFSIQIPHVLSLLETHTWNGVVKGMDQYPVNERPDVWVPFYAFRVMVAIGFALFFVAIWGNWLRMRGKMNASELRKHPWFLRAVVFSGFLPFLAIWGGWWVREIGRQPWVVFGMMRTYEGVSNMGVTQEIVWFVGYIIFELVVWSGAWYFFTRVIQKGVNDIPHSDTLFQHHSEDHDAAQAGGGHVAPTFAHKPMMHSDR
- the cydB gene encoding cytochrome d ubiquinol oxidase subunit II, which translates into the protein MELSSDIVRIVSALSTWWWMILGLMFLLYIALDGADLGAGIFALFSKDEEERGAIMASMAGFWDGNETWLVVAGGVLFGAFPLVYGSAFNFLMIPLMLALWGIISRAVAFEFHIHARSSKRLWGWAFAIGSLVAPFFAGVSLGAVLQGFPMKSGIAMSGIADRGFTTPVMHYAGGAMDFLTPFSIWTGFGAVIAAGLAGGLFLCARFLPGDVIHERAKSWTNLFSYLALIAIVITLVWSYAIFPWAAAKWTGPNWWIWAIWFVIVLFFAFKSMTNHSMQHDFIALLWGEGVVVLLWAAMWATMFPYIVPGTWTVQAASNPANSMAVFTLFMTGFVPVMIMYNWYQIWVFRGRFTKKSVYGAH